In a genomic window of Sporosarcina trichiuri:
- a CDS encoding cytochrome P450 produces the protein MKQVPETKVKLTDVKDLMEKGYDLLGELREDVGAPVVKAKFLTEEITAIYGEAAARQFYDPANFKREGAMPKPVLKTLFGEGGVQTLDGEAHHHRKHYFMDLMTPERMDDYHDILARHLTAALDRQHGEFELFELANKVLFTAICEWAGINLDTYDAETVDKLAENQIAMISGAVTSPIDHLKGIKDRNKSEKWAKDLIEEARKHPVPGKENYALYTFANATDLDGELLPVDVAAVELLNIIRPTVALTVWMALMGHALFAGEDIYKELQADFDRLQDPFIQEMRRFYPFFPMLPAVAVRDVEVDGYVIPEDSWVVLDLYGTNHDARTIDAPDEFRIDRYAGRAEEISYEEQYEMIAQGGGSFRDMHRCAGEWITLHSMRAFSDQLVNKYSFKVPEQDWTIPMDQFPTYPNSKALLFKE, from the coding sequence ATGAAACAAGTACCGGAAACGAAAGTCAAACTGACCGATGTGAAAGACTTGATGGAAAAAGGCTATGACCTGTTAGGGGAGCTGCGCGAGGACGTTGGGGCGCCTGTCGTGAAAGCGAAGTTCCTGACGGAGGAAATTACGGCAATCTACGGGGAGGCGGCGGCTCGTCAGTTCTATGACCCGGCGAACTTCAAACGCGAAGGGGCGATGCCGAAACCGGTGCTGAAAACGCTGTTCGGTGAAGGCGGTGTCCAGACGCTGGACGGCGAGGCCCACCACCACCGGAAACATTATTTCATGGACCTCATGACACCCGAGCGGATGGATGACTATCATGACATCCTGGCACGGCATCTGACGGCGGCGCTCGATCGGCAGCATGGCGAATTCGAGCTGTTCGAGTTGGCCAATAAAGTGCTGTTCACCGCCATCTGCGAATGGGCAGGCATCAATCTGGATACGTACGATGCCGAAACGGTGGACAAGCTGGCGGAAAACCAGATCGCCATGATCAGCGGAGCAGTGACGTCGCCGATCGATCATCTTAAAGGGATCAAAGACCGCAACAAATCGGAGAAGTGGGCGAAGGATCTGATCGAAGAAGCGCGAAAGCATCCGGTGCCCGGAAAAGAGAACTATGCGCTGTATACGTTTGCGAATGCGACGGATCTGGATGGAGAGCTACTGCCGGTGGACGTGGCGGCGGTCGAGCTGCTCAACATCATCCGGCCGACAGTCGCGCTGACGGTTTGGATGGCGCTGATGGGGCATGCCCTGTTTGCGGGAGAGGACATCTATAAAGAGCTGCAGGCGGATTTCGACCGGCTGCAGGATCCGTTCATCCAAGAGATGAGGCGCTTCTACCCATTCTTCCCGATGCTGCCGGCAGTCGCAGTCCGGGACGTGGAAGTGGATGGGTACGTGATCCCGGAAGACAGCTGGGTGGTGCTCGATCTCTACGGTACGAACCACGACGCGCGTACCATCGACGCACCGGATGAGTTCCGGATCGACCGGTATGCCGGCCGGGCCGAAGAGATTTCGTATGAGGAACAATACGAAATGATCGCGCAGGGCGGCGGTTCGTTCCGGGACATGCACCGCTGTGCCGGCGAATGGATCACCCTTCACAGCATGCGGGCCTTCTCGGACCAGCTGGTGAACAAGTACAGCTTCAAGGTACCTGAACAGGATTGGACCATCCCGATGGACCAGTTTCCGACGTACCCGAACAGCAAGGCCCTGTTATTCAAAGAGTGA
- a CDS encoding YesK family protein has protein sequence MEALMLAGWTPILLAGIVAMGLVIALSRKLSRPLFFKITLGIAVLCVSAFFISMIVIGGWEGMGYSFLAGAALLGTIVGMAVGAASDRSGS, from the coding sequence ATGGAGGCACTTATGTTAGCTGGATGGACGCCTATCCTGCTGGCTGGCATTGTGGCGATGGGTCTTGTCATCGCCCTGTCGCGGAAACTGTCCAGACCGCTATTCTTCAAAATCACGTTGGGAATTGCCGTGCTGTGCGTTTCAGCTTTCTTCATCAGCATGATCGTTATTGGCGGCTGGGAAGGGATGGGCTACTCGTTCTTGGCGGGTGCGGCCCTTCTCGGAACAATAGTCGGCATGGCTGTCGGTGCTGCTTCTGACAGGAGCGGCTCCTAA
- a CDS encoding putative holin-like toxin, producing the protein MMTFDAMNMLFQFGIFLATSLTAVVAIIAIVIKTKK; encoded by the coding sequence ATGATGACATTCGATGCCATGAATATGCTCTTTCAATTTGGTATATTCTTAGCCACAAGCTTAACAGCAGTGGTGGCGATCATCGCGATTGTCATCAAGACAAAAAAGTAA
- a CDS encoding VOC family protein, translating to MQQGMLHHIELYVSDLTRSVEFWGWFLEELGYELYQEWDAGRSWRLGGTYLVFVQAEDRYLDVPYHRKRVGLNHLAFWADSRAHVDALTNQLRERGVPILYESAHPYAGGNSHYAVYFEDPDRMKVELVAP from the coding sequence ATGCAACAAGGTATGCTGCACCATATCGAACTGTATGTTTCCGATCTTACACGTTCCGTTGAATTTTGGGGCTGGTTTCTGGAGGAACTGGGCTACGAGCTGTATCAGGAGTGGGACGCGGGGAGGAGCTGGCGGCTGGGCGGGACGTATCTTGTCTTTGTGCAGGCGGAGGACCGGTACTTGGATGTTCCGTATCACCGAAAGCGGGTCGGTCTGAACCACTTGGCGTTCTGGGCGGACTCCCGGGCGCATGTCGATGCGCTGACAAATCAGCTCCGGGAAAGGGGTGTGCCGATTTTGTATGAATCTGCCCATCCGTATGCCGGAGGGAACTCGCATTACGCCGTCTATTTCGAAGATCCGGATCGGATGAAAGTGGAATTGGTGGCGCCGTAA
- a CDS encoding NUDIX hydrolase: protein MGYIQNLRKLVGQESLLTVGCGVIIEQDRKILLQHRTDEDNWCIPGGIMELGETFEETAIRETKEETGLFIGDLTLFGLYSGPSCFVTYPNGDQTYSIQVIFKSMAYTGRLHEADPESRAHRFFGKDELPGNLNPRQRQFIEDWAEGIALPVIG, encoded by the coding sequence ATGGGATACATTCAAAACCTACGCAAGCTCGTCGGGCAGGAATCGCTGCTGACGGTGGGTTGCGGCGTGATCATCGAACAGGACAGGAAGATCTTGCTGCAGCACCGGACCGATGAGGACAACTGGTGCATTCCGGGCGGCATCATGGAACTCGGAGAGACATTCGAGGAGACCGCCATCCGGGAAACAAAGGAGGAGACGGGATTGTTCATTGGGGATCTGACACTCTTCGGACTCTACTCGGGGCCGTCCTGTTTCGTCACCTACCCGAATGGCGACCAAACCTACAGCATCCAGGTGATTTTCAAGTCGATGGCTTACACGGGACGGTTGCATGAGGCGGATCCGGAAAGCCGAGCGCATCGCTTTTTCGGCAAGGACGAATTGCCGGGCAATCTGAATCCGAGGCAGCGGCAGTTCATCGAGGATTGGGCTGAGGGAATTGCTCTTCCTGTTATCGGATGA
- a CDS encoding ABC transporter permease, producing the protein MTLSFKRIHAIFMKDYKDFSRNLAVSIIIFLPPVLAAFFSRMGTGGTIETHYMVINMSFAMVAAFVQSCLIAEEKEKNTLRGLMLSPASTSEILIGKSLLSLSLTLVSIVLSLLLGDYRPANIGIITVAILVSSVFYIALGTMLGLFAKTVMEASLYVTPVFVLFSFGTLLPAFAEQYPVLKAATYLPNIQLLEIGIAVENGTGMTGVLPQLAIILAWGIAASLAAISLYKQRLTD; encoded by the coding sequence ATGACGCTTTCTTTTAAACGGATCCACGCCATCTTCATGAAAGACTACAAGGACTTTTCCCGCAACCTGGCTGTATCCATCATCATCTTCCTGCCGCCTGTCCTCGCTGCGTTCTTCAGCCGGATGGGCACCGGCGGCACAATCGAGACTCATTACATGGTCATCAACATGTCGTTCGCCATGGTCGCAGCCTTCGTCCAAAGCTGCCTTATCGCAGAAGAAAAGGAGAAGAACACGCTCCGGGGTCTGATGCTGTCTCCTGCAAGCACGTCGGAGATCCTGATCGGGAAAAGCCTGCTGTCCCTGTCGTTGACGCTCGTGTCTATCGTGCTGAGTCTCCTTCTCGGCGACTATCGTCCGGCCAATATCGGTATCATCACGGTCGCCATCCTGGTCTCCAGCGTGTTCTACATCGCACTCGGAACGATGCTCGGACTGTTCGCGAAAACGGTGATGGAAGCGTCGCTGTATGTCACGCCCGTGTTCGTCCTTTTCTCCTTTGGCACGCTGCTGCCAGCGTTCGCTGAACAGTATCCCGTATTGAAAGCTGCAACGTACTTGCCGAATATCCAACTGCTTGAAATCGGCATTGCAGTAGAAAACGGTACGGGGATGACCGGGGTGCTGCCGCAGCTCGCCATCATCCTCGCCTGGGGGATCGCCGCCTCCCTCGCGGCCATTTCCCTGTACAAACAACGCCTGACAGACTGA
- a CDS encoding ABC transporter ATP-binding protein, with protein sequence MENIIDLQQVEKRFGNETALADVTFQVKRGEIFGFLGPSGSGKTTTIKILTGQLAPTAGSATVFDESVQCLKQPANRKRFGVLTDNSGLYGRLSIHDNLKLYCDLYDVPRTQITRVLAAVQLQQDQHKRVSALSKGMTQRVVLARALLHEPELLFLDEPTSALDPVNTMHIYDGLRALNERGTTIFLTTHDMSEAETLCDRVAFLNNGSIQLIGSPNELKKRFSDATLTAELKNGTSLILPAGAAGAQQLFDYMQQDQIESIHSNEPTLGDIFIQVTGRKLA encoded by the coding sequence ATGGAAAACATTATTGATTTGCAGCAAGTGGAGAAACGGTTTGGCAATGAAACCGCTCTCGCTGACGTTACCTTCCAAGTGAAACGGGGTGAGATTTTCGGCTTTCTCGGGCCGAGCGGTTCCGGCAAGACGACCACCATCAAGATCCTGACCGGCCAGCTTGCGCCGACAGCCGGATCAGCGACCGTATTCGATGAATCCGTGCAATGTCTGAAACAACCGGCAAACCGGAAGCGGTTCGGGGTGCTGACGGACAACAGCGGGCTCTATGGCCGATTGTCCATCCACGATAATCTGAAGCTGTACTGCGATTTGTACGATGTCCCCCGTACACAGATCACCCGCGTCCTGGCCGCGGTCCAGCTGCAGCAGGATCAGCACAAGCGGGTCTCCGCCCTGTCGAAAGGGATGACGCAGCGGGTGGTTCTCGCCAGAGCCCTTCTGCATGAACCGGAGTTGCTGTTCCTCGATGAGCCGACGTCAGCGCTCGACCCGGTGAATACGATGCACATCTATGACGGCCTGCGGGCGCTGAATGAACGCGGCACGACCATCTTCCTGACAACGCATGACATGTCGGAAGCGGAAACACTGTGTGACCGTGTCGCCTTCCTTAACAACGGCAGCATCCAGCTGATTGGTTCACCGAACGAATTGAAAAAGCGATTTTCGGATGCCACTTTGACCGCCGAACTGAAAAACGGCACATCCCTGATCCTGCCGGCAGGTGCCGCCGGAGCCCAGCAGCTGTTCGACTACATGCAGCAGGATCAGATCGAATCGATCCATTCAAACGAGCCGACACTCGGTGATATTTTCATTCAAGTGACAGGGAGGAAACTCGCATGA
- a CDS encoding LytTR family transcriptional regulator DNA-binding domain-containing protein, with amino-acid sequence MTVEFIQAEKRKHDTVLFPPFDLALTPGEVTAIQSSVNVREELLDLLSGRSSLTHGELKLEVNRPAGFFFLPTGLYERLTVKEMLRFIRQLHGSVQKIPDILRAMQLEDRQNEKISTLSFSEKKRVQLACLLVQDPAVFIFEEPDQNIDLESKRLYHRALQQLRQEEKTVLILTGNLESAVTAADRVYKLDETGLHMIELGTDEAEPEDDLTPSALTVRFEKIPTKVNEKLVLFNPPEIDYIESSDGLTHLHIKGEQFPSTFTLSELEERLLPFGFFRCHRSYLVNLQKVREVITWTRNSYSLILDDPTKTTIPLSKSKMTELKEMLGLK; translated from the coding sequence ATGACTGTTGAATTCATACAGGCGGAAAAGCGTAAGCACGATACCGTCCTGTTTCCGCCTTTCGATCTGGCCCTCACGCCGGGAGAAGTAACCGCTATCCAATCGAGTGTGAATGTGCGGGAGGAACTGCTGGACCTGCTGAGCGGACGAAGCAGTCTTACCCATGGGGAACTGAAACTCGAAGTAAACAGACCGGCCGGTTTCTTTTTCCTGCCGACGGGTCTGTATGAACGGCTGACCGTCAAGGAGATGCTCCGCTTCATCCGACAGCTGCACGGCTCCGTTCAAAAGATCCCGGACATTCTTCGGGCCATGCAGCTGGAAGACCGGCAGAACGAGAAGATCAGCACGCTTTCCTTCTCGGAAAAGAAGCGGGTCCAGCTCGCCTGTCTGCTCGTTCAGGACCCCGCCGTCTTCATATTTGAAGAACCCGATCAGAATATCGATCTGGAATCGAAGCGGCTGTACCACCGGGCTCTTCAGCAGCTGCGGCAGGAGGAGAAAACGGTACTGATCCTGACGGGAAATCTGGAAAGTGCAGTCACTGCAGCAGACCGCGTCTATAAATTGGACGAAACCGGCCTGCACATGATTGAACTGGGCACGGACGAAGCGGAACCGGAGGACGACCTCACGCCTTCTGCGCTCACCGTCCGGTTCGAAAAGATCCCGACCAAGGTGAACGAAAAACTGGTGCTGTTCAACCCGCCGGAAATCGACTATATCGAAAGCAGTGACGGGCTGACACACTTACATATAAAGGGAGAACAGTTTCCCAGTACGTTCACACTCAGCGAATTGGAGGAACGGCTGCTGCCATTCGGTTTCTTCCGCTGCCATCGTTCCTATTTGGTGAACCTGCAGAAAGTGCGGGAAGTGATCACATGGACACGGAACAGTTACAGTCTGATCCTCGATGATCCGACAAAAACGACCATCCCTCTCTCCAAATCGAAAATGACCGAGCTGAAAGAGATGCTTGGCCTGAAATAA
- a CDS encoding DnaJ family domain-containing protein produces the protein MRERDEEQPYNDLMGDILKRHREEGGMENLKGRGKPLSREYFSGDTLQHFQRIAKEAGYKPHWLELQDEIREDVRLLAEYMSAGIAVDMDERITDINRKLAKYNRACPRPMQKGPVTLATVYQAAERLKLEEGQLDG, from the coding sequence ATGAGAGAGCGGGACGAAGAGCAGCCATACAACGATTTGATGGGGGATATCCTGAAGAGGCATCGGGAAGAGGGCGGCATGGAAAATTTGAAAGGCAGAGGGAAACCGCTCTCCCGCGAGTATTTCTCAGGGGATACGCTGCAGCATTTCCAGCGGATTGCGAAAGAGGCAGGCTACAAACCGCACTGGCTCGAATTGCAGGATGAAATTCGGGAGGACGTACGGCTGCTGGCGGAGTACATGTCTGCTGGTATTGCAGTGGACATGGATGAACGGATCACTGACATCAACCGTAAACTCGCCAAGTACAATCGCGCTTGTCCGAGACCGATGCAGAAAGGGCCGGTCACGCTGGCCACTGTCTATCAGGCAGCAGAACGGCTTAAACTGGAAGAGGGGCAGTTGGATGGGTGA
- a CDS encoding DUF2087 domain-containing protein has product MQAMTVTNEEKQKVLSNYFKQGLDGPLSQYPSKEKRKLIILEAIAGRFEAGTRYTEKEVNAVLQTMYEDFALIRRALIDYGFLARSLDCTEYWVAEEEQS; this is encoded by the coding sequence ATGCAAGCAATGACTGTCACGAACGAAGAAAAACAAAAAGTGCTGAGCAACTATTTCAAACAAGGACTGGATGGGCCGCTGTCGCAGTATCCGAGTAAGGAAAAACGGAAGCTGATCATTCTGGAAGCGATTGCCGGGCGGTTCGAAGCCGGAACGCGATATACCGAAAAAGAAGTGAATGCGGTGCTCCAGACAATGTATGAAGACTTTGCCCTGATCCGGCGGGCGTTGATCGATTATGGATTCCTCGCCAGGAGTCTCGATTGTACGGAGTATTGGGTGGCGGAGGAAGAACAATCATGA
- a CDS encoding RDD family protein — MNRTPGGFSERLLASLVDFFIIFIPAAVLVYWKTGEFSYELVPNTIWQAVDVSYLTLLPLLWSGYTIGKYLMKIQIRTREGQPVTWKHMLLREVVGKALLIYVTFGLSTLVSVFMILFREDKRAIHDFIGGTMVSYDERFKGGRTL; from the coding sequence ATGAACCGAACACCCGGCGGTTTCAGTGAACGATTGCTCGCTTCGTTAGTGGACTTTTTTATCATCTTCATTCCTGCAGCTGTCCTGGTGTACTGGAAGACTGGCGAGTTTTCCTACGAACTGGTCCCGAACACCATCTGGCAGGCCGTCGATGTCAGTTACCTAACCCTGCTCCCTCTCTTGTGGAGCGGCTACACAATAGGCAAATATCTCATGAAAATTCAAATCAGGACACGAGAGGGGCAGCCCGTCACTTGGAAACACATGCTGCTGCGCGAAGTGGTGGGAAAGGCGCTGCTGATCTACGTGACGTTCGGATTGTCCACACTCGTCAGCGTGTTCATGATCCTCTTCCGGGAAGATAAACGGGCGATCCATGACTTCATCGGCGGGACAATGGTCAGCTATGATGAGCGGTTCAAAGGCGGTCGGACGCTGTAA
- a CDS encoding DUF3953 domain-containing protein translates to MIKTLKIILILAVISLAGFGLITNTSSKVAPFLLLLTALMATVIGVIEFQKRKPSSLGLFLAAGFALFVGIYIL, encoded by the coding sequence TTGATTAAGACTCTAAAAATAATTTTAATATTGGCCGTCATATCTTTAGCCGGCTTTGGTCTAATAACAAATACTTCTAGCAAAGTAGCACCTTTTCTTTTACTACTAACGGCGTTAATGGCGACTGTCATTGGTGTTATTGAATTTCAAAAAAGAAAGCCTTCTTCTTTAGGACTTTTTCTAGCTGCTGGGTTTGCATTATTTGTTGGGATATATATCTTGTGA
- a CDS encoding DUF6980 family protein, producing MKRHCCEDMDYHADFNCDIHSDPFECPDKIVIFDNEHNVYGLIIHDGGSSSIAINFCPWCGSKL from the coding sequence ATGAAAAGACATTGCTGTGAAGACATGGATTACCATGCGGATTTCAACTGTGATATACATAGCGATCCTTTTGAGTGTCCTGATAAAATAGTGATTTTCGATAATGAACATAATGTTTACGGGTTGATAATCCATGATGGCGGTTCGTCGAGTATCGCTATTAATTTCTGTCCTTGGTGCGGTTCGAAATTATAA
- a CDS encoding GNAT family N-acetyltransferase, producing MNWQLKRFEELTNTELYTILQERTAVFVVEQDCPYLEVDGKDQASHHLFKEDNGEILAYLRIVPAGTSYEETSIGRVFVKKEYRRQGLAQELMTRGLEFVEQELNETRVKIQAQDYLREFYGSFGFEPVSDTYLEDGIPHVDMLLQL from the coding sequence ATGAATTGGCAGTTGAAACGGTTTGAGGAATTGACGAATACAGAGCTTTACACGATCTTGCAGGAAAGGACAGCGGTGTTTGTTGTGGAACAGGATTGTCCGTACTTGGAGGTGGATGGGAAGGATCAGGCTTCCCATCATCTGTTCAAAGAGGACAATGGCGAGATTCTTGCGTATTTGCGCATTGTTCCTGCCGGGACTTCCTATGAGGAAACGTCCATCGGCCGGGTGTTCGTAAAGAAGGAATATCGCCGGCAAGGGTTGGCGCAAGAACTCATGACGCGGGGGCTGGAATTCGTTGAGCAAGAACTGAACGAGACGCGCGTCAAAATTCAGGCGCAGGACTACTTACGTGAGTTCTATGGCTCCTTCGGGTTCGAGCCTGTTTCTGACACGTATCTGGAGGATGGAATCCCTCACGTTGATATGCTGTTGCAGTTGTGA
- a CDS encoding DUF3885 domain-containing protein: MSLQDKMSRQFPGLELRKPLFYSWPVGIRFELGVSDGTTSIHDQPAYLPGVYHRAIDLFEALHAPEDDLYIVVDVHEFNSSHAQRRKLNVFAKYVKERSVLYRLRQDTLPSVYLENNEDGSYRKYRFSLHCCRSDLRYAALLRAICNQDMGRRPVVDVPVYIVNVTKRTVFHVYDDRGCDVVAEEADTLRPVYERFSDWILEYDRGAVDGMFG, translated from the coding sequence ATGTCCCTGCAGGACAAGATGAGCCGCCAATTTCCTGGGCTGGAATTACGAAAACCGTTGTTCTATTCCTGGCCAGTCGGTATCCGCTTCGAGCTTGGTGTCAGTGACGGCACCACCAGTATCCATGATCAGCCGGCTTATCTGCCTGGTGTCTATCACCGTGCTATCGATTTGTTCGAAGCGCTCCATGCGCCGGAGGACGATTTGTATATAGTCGTCGATGTACATGAATTCAACAGCAGCCATGCGCAGCGTCGGAAATTGAATGTGTTTGCGAAGTATGTGAAGGAGCGTTCCGTGCTATACCGGCTCCGGCAGGACACATTACCGTCCGTCTATCTGGAAAACAATGAAGACGGATCGTACCGGAAGTACCGGTTCAGCCTTCACTGCTGTCGTTCGGATCTCCGCTACGCTGCGCTATTGCGGGCGATCTGCAACCAGGACATGGGCAGGCGGCCGGTTGTGGATGTGCCTGTCTATATCGTCAACGTGACAAAGCGGACGGTCTTCCACGTCTATGATGACCGCGGATGTGACGTGGTCGCTGAGGAGGCGGACACGCTCCGGCCAGTGTATGAGCGGTTTTCCGACTGGATTCTCGAGTATGATCGTGGGGCGGTTGATGGGATGTTCGGCTGA
- a CDS encoding type II toxin-antitoxin system PemK/MazF family toxin — MMIPDRGDIIYLDFTPQTGTEQAGRRPAIVVSPEKFNRVTGYASVCPISNTKRQWGFHVALPKDLKTSGVIITDQLKNLDFRARNASVIETVPDEVVQECLKKIRTYL; from the coding sequence ATGATGATTCCCGATCGAGGAGACATCATCTACTTGGATTTCACTCCGCAAACAGGCACGGAACAAGCCGGACGGAGACCTGCCATCGTGGTATCACCCGAAAAATTCAACCGTGTAACCGGCTATGCATCGGTGTGCCCGATCAGTAATACGAAGAGACAATGGGGCTTCCATGTTGCATTGCCAAAAGACTTGAAGACCAGCGGCGTCATCATCACAGACCAATTGAAAAATCTGGACTTCCGCGCCAGAAACGCGTCCGTCATTGAAACGGTGCCAGATGAAGTGGTACAAGAATGCTTGAAAAAGATTCGGACCTATCTATAG
- a CDS encoding AbrB/MazE/SpoVT family DNA-binding domain-containing protein: MPTTAQKWGGSIGVRIPQQIARKYGIVNGSQLNISEDGKQIILTPIDTSYTLDELLSQCIGENPHPEYFSEPAGKEEL, translated from the coding sequence ATGCCAACAACAGCCCAAAAATGGGGCGGCAGCATAGGCGTCCGCATCCCTCAGCAAATTGCCAGAAAGTATGGAATCGTGAATGGGTCGCAATTGAACATCTCCGAAGACGGCAAGCAAATCATTCTGACACCTATCGACACGTCGTATACGCTGGACGAACTCCTATCGCAATGTATTGGTGAAAACCCTCATCCCGAATATTTCAGTGAACCCGCAGGAAAGGAAGAGCTCTGA
- a CDS encoding uracil-xanthine permease family protein: MLSKKRPDGLLIGVNDKVSYPKAIGLGLQHVLAMDLYIAPIIIAGLLSLSTENTSFFVQMCFLATGIATLIQTGFGLKLPVVQGPSYVPIGAIAAIGGKLGLGAIVGSLIPGAILIALLGYPMKIFAKTVRKIVPPLVGGTVIIIVGIALMPVGLNNIYFAEGTIGQNVIVASIAAAVLVTCMVLGKRLPRFGSFFRLVSVILAIVAGSIAASFFNPIDFSPVKDAAWIALPSLMPFGKPVFDIGAIITMMLVYLIILLETTGTWFVVSQITDEELDEKRLNRASFGEGLGCFIGSLFGSTPLTGYSSNAGLLAITGVGSRMVIMASGVILVLIGFIPKLSAVIICIPEAVINGIFGIVCVAIVTNGMKIIQPIIIDDRNMIVIGVPILLTIAVTVLPKEVLATVPDWANYLLSSGIAVGALATVLLNLVIPKDKKAPQARPAEAVE, translated from the coding sequence CTGTTGTCCAAGAAACGTCCAGATGGTCTCCTCATCGGAGTGAACGACAAAGTCAGCTACCCGAAAGCGATCGGTCTCGGTCTCCAGCACGTTCTCGCGATGGACCTCTACATCGCGCCGATCATCATCGCCGGCCTGCTGTCACTCAGTACGGAAAACACCTCATTCTTCGTCCAGATGTGCTTCCTCGCCACCGGGATTGCCACACTCATCCAGACTGGGTTCGGCCTCAAGCTGCCGGTCGTCCAAGGGCCGTCCTACGTACCAATCGGCGCCATTGCAGCGATCGGCGGCAAACTCGGACTCGGCGCCATCGTCGGCAGCCTGATCCCTGGCGCCATCCTGATCGCGCTGCTCGGCTATCCGATGAAGATCTTCGCAAAAACCGTCCGCAAGATCGTTCCCCCGCTCGTCGGCGGCACGGTCATCATCATCGTCGGCATCGCGCTCATGCCTGTCGGTCTGAACAACATCTATTTTGCGGAAGGCACCATCGGCCAGAACGTCATCGTCGCATCGATCGCGGCCGCCGTCCTCGTCACCTGCATGGTGCTCGGCAAACGGCTCCCGCGGTTCGGCTCGTTCTTCCGGCTCGTGTCCGTCATTCTTGCAATCGTCGCCGGATCGATCGCCGCGAGTTTCTTCAATCCGATCGACTTCTCTCCCGTCAAAGACGCCGCCTGGATCGCCCTGCCGTCGCTCATGCCATTCGGCAAGCCGGTGTTCGACATCGGCGCCATCATCACGATGATGCTCGTCTATCTCATCATCCTGCTTGAGACGACCGGCACATGGTTCGTCGTCTCACAGATCACGGATGAAGAACTCGATGAAAAGCGGCTCAACCGCGCATCGTTCGGCGAAGGGCTCGGCTGTTTCATCGGCTCGCTGTTCGGCAGCACGCCGCTCACCGGCTACTCGTCGAACGCCGGACTGCTCGCCATCACAGGCGTCGGCAGCCGGATGGTCATCATGGCGAGCGGGGTCATCCTCGTACTCATCGGGTTCATCCCGAAACTGTCCGCCGTCATCATCTGCATTCCGGAAGCGGTCATCAACGGCATCTTCGGCATCGTCTGCGTCGCCATCGTCACGAACGGCATGAAGATCATCCAGCCGATCATCATCGACGACCGCAACATGATCGTCATCGGCGTGCCGATCCTCCTGACGATCGCCGTCACGGTCCTGCCGAAAGAAGTGCTCGCCACCGTTCCGGACTGGGCCAACTACCTGCTGTCGTCCGGCATCGCGGTTGGCGCCCTCGCCACCGTCCTGCTGAACCTGGTGATCCCGAAAGACAAAAAGGCGCCGCAGGCAAGACCTGCAGAAGCCGTGGAATAA